One region of Chryseobacterium muglaense genomic DNA includes:
- the ftsZ gene encoding cell division protein FtsZ: MENIGTQGFSFDLPKGNSSIIKVIGVGGGGNNALKHMYEKGIHGVDFVICNTDAQTLDNNPVSNKVQLGITITEGLGAGADPEVGEKAAIESIEEIKAAMGQNTKMVFITAGMGGGTGTGAAPVIAKVAKDMGILTVGIVTVPFSFEGKRRLDQAELGLDKLRNNVDSLIVINNDKLRQQFGNLGFKQGFSKADEVLTNAAKGMAEVITGYFDVNIDFRDAKSVLQNSGTALMSTGTASGENKAEEAVRKALDSPLLNDNKITGARNVLLLIRSGVEEATMDEIGIIMDYIQKEAGHTADIIFGVGADEELGDAVSVLVIATGFSNDNQKFSGPTEKIRISLNDALEAPKSSPFKTRDEREVTPEQGYDFGGKNLFRLDDEDHDGPRFKMSSSEKKMIIEDENVKTDMKFSDREGDTLESPIQSWKDEELNNNNDSHLFSFDDDPNDLEIQSFSFDFENKKEEPSDNSFNNHYSDEKKVEFNFTVNEPLVEPTYDFGQPKNELESSMVIERKIEETFQTMETFYQTPEQPKVEERSPFQSRTEVESEKSTDSEFTFVNKPAEQERVVERRNKLKEFNSRYQNFDNVNEFESVPAFKRKNISIDGSNASDQNINTYLSDNNGNMQIRENRFLNKDVD; the protein is encoded by the coding sequence ATGGAAAATATAGGCACACAAGGATTTTCTTTTGATCTGCCAAAAGGAAATTCTTCGATTATCAAGGTTATCGGAGTTGGGGGCGGTGGAAACAACGCCCTAAAACACATGTACGAAAAAGGGATTCACGGGGTAGATTTCGTGATTTGTAATACCGATGCTCAGACTTTAGATAACAATCCGGTTTCAAACAAAGTGCAGTTGGGAATTACCATTACTGAAGGTCTTGGAGCAGGTGCAGACCCTGAAGTAGGAGAAAAAGCGGCTATCGAAAGCATCGAAGAAATTAAAGCAGCAATGGGCCAAAATACCAAAATGGTATTCATCACTGCAGGAATGGGTGGTGGTACCGGTACGGGTGCAGCGCCAGTTATTGCTAAAGTTGCTAAAGATATGGGGATTCTTACGGTAGGTATTGTTACCGTACCTTTCAGTTTTGAGGGGAAAAGAAGACTTGATCAGGCAGAATTAGGACTAGATAAACTAAGAAATAATGTTGATTCATTAATTGTAATCAACAATGATAAATTAAGACAACAATTTGGTAACCTTGGGTTCAAACAAGGGTTCTCAAAAGCCGATGAGGTTTTAACTAATGCTGCAAAAGGAATGGCAGAGGTTATTACGGGTTACTTTGATGTAAACATTGACTTTAGAGATGCTAAATCTGTGCTTCAAAATTCTGGTACTGCATTGATGTCTACCGGTACAGCTTCAGGTGAAAATAAAGCTGAAGAAGCAGTAAGAAAAGCATTAGACTCACCATTATTAAACGACAACAAAATTACAGGTGCAAGAAACGTGTTATTGTTGATCAGAAGTGGTGTAGAAGAAGCTACAATGGACGAAATCGGAATCATCATGGATTATATCCAGAAAGAAGCAGGGCACACCGCTGACATTATTTTTGGAGTTGGTGCTGATGAAGAATTAGGTGATGCAGTAAGTGTATTGGTGATTGCTACAGGTTTTTCTAATGATAACCAAAAGTTTTCAGGTCCTACTGAGAAGATTAGAATTAGTTTAAATGATGCTTTGGAGGCTCCAAAATCTTCTCCTTTCAAAACAAGAGACGAGAGAGAGGTTACGCCAGAGCAGGGATATGATTTTGGAGGGAAAAATCTTTTCAGATTAGATGACGAAGATCACGACGGGCCACGTTTTAAAATGTCGTCTTCTGAAAAAAAAATGATTATTGAGGATGAAAATGTAAAAACTGATATGAAGTTCTCTGATAGAGAAGGAGATACATTAGAAAGCCCAATTCAAAGCTGGAAAGACGAAGAATTAAACAATAATAACGATTCTCATTTGTTTTCTTTTGATGATGATCCTAATGATTTAGAAATTCAGTCTTTTTCTTTTGATTTTGAAAATAAAAAAGAAGAACCTTCTGATAATTCTTTCAACAATCATTATTCAGACGAAAAAAAAGTTGAGTTTAACTTTACCGTTAACGAGCCTTTGGTTGAGCCTACATATGATTTTGGGCAACCAAAAAATGAGCTTGAATCTTCAATGGTAATCGAGAGAAAAATAGAAGAAACTTTCCAAACAATGGAAACATTCTATCAGACTCCTGAACAGCCAAAAGTAGAAGAAAGGTCACCTTTTCAAAGCAGAACGGAAGTAGAGAGCGAGAAATCAACAGATTCTGAATTTACTTTCGTAAATAAACCTGCGGAACAGGAAAGAGTGGTAGAAAGAAGAAACAAGTTGAAAGAATTCAATTCTCGTTATCAGAATTTCGATAATGTAAACGAATTTGAATCTGTGCCAGCCTTCAAAAGAAAAAATATTTCGATTGACGGATCTAATGCTTCAGATCAAAATATCAACACCTATTTGTCTGATAACAATGGAAACATGCAAATCAGAGAAAATAGATTTTTAAATAAAGACGTTGATTAA
- a CDS encoding GatB/YqeY domain-containing protein, whose protein sequence is MSLELIISEAIKTAMRAKDRVALDSLRAVKSQILLLKTEALGAEVSPEQEIAILQRMIKQRKDSYEQFTAQGRNDLAEVEEAQMKVIEKFLPAQLSSEELEAEIKQIISETGAESIKDLGKVMGIASKNLAGKSDGKSISEMAKKLLS, encoded by the coding sequence ATGAGTTTAGAACTAATAATAAGCGAAGCAATAAAAACAGCAATGAGAGCTAAAGACAGAGTCGCTTTAGATTCTCTGCGTGCTGTAAAATCTCAGATATTATTGCTTAAAACGGAAGCTTTAGGAGCTGAAGTTTCACCTGAACAGGAAATTGCAATTTTGCAGAGAATGATCAAACAGCGTAAAGATTCTTATGAGCAATTTACCGCTCAAGGAAGAAATGATTTGGCAGAAGTAGAAGAAGCTCAGATGAAAGTTATTGAGAAATTTTTGCCTGCACAATTATCTTCTGAAGAATTAGAAGCTGAAATTAAGCAGATTATCTCTGAAACAGGAGCAGAATCTATTAAAGATTTAGGAAAAGTAATGGGAATTGCTTCAAAAAATTTAGCCGGGAAATCTGACGGAAAAAGTATTTCCGAGATGGCTAAGAAATTACTTTCATAG
- a CDS encoding BrxA/BrxB family bacilliredoxin has protein sequence MYPTDLVMPMKAELTDKGFADLATPAQVEDALKQSGTTLLVINSVCGCAAGAARPGVVYSLTGEKKPDHLTTVFAGFDKEAVEAARKHLAPFPPSSPCVALFKDGELVHMLERHHIEGNPAGAIAANLQAAYDEYC, from the coding sequence ATGTATCCAACAGATTTAGTAATGCCTATGAAGGCTGAGCTTACAGATAAAGGTTTCGCAGATTTAGCAACTCCTGCACAAGTAGAAGATGCTTTAAAGCAATCAGGAACTACTCTTTTAGTAATCAATTCTGTATGTGGTTGTGCGGCTGGAGCTGCAAGACCAGGAGTTGTTTATTCTTTAACAGGAGAAAAAAAACCTGATCATTTAACGACAGTTTTTGCAGGTTTTGATAAAGAAGCGGTAGAAGCTGCAAGAAAGCATTTGGCTCCTTTCCCTCCAAGTTCACCATGTGTGGCACTTTTCAAAGACGGAGAATTGGTGCATATGCTAGAAAGACACCATATTGAAGGTAACCCTGCAGGAGCAATTGCTGCTAACCTACAGGCTGCATACGACGAGTATTGTTAA
- a CDS encoding GH3 auxin-responsive promoter family protein has protein sequence MATKALFNTVVNWFIKQRIDQIQNFMDYPIETQKGILFSQLFHAEDTEYGKKYGFNSISSYQDFKNKVPIVSYEEFEPYVERARQGHKDVSWPGYIKHFAKSSGTTNAKSKFIPISAESLEYCHLKAGKDMVSIYANNHPENQLFTNKNLRLGGSSELYADFNTKFGDLSAILIDNLPFWVEITTTPSKKVSLMGEWESKLKAIVSEVKNEDVGSILGVPSWMMVLLQRVLKETDVKSVSELWPNLEVFFHGGISFKPYKEQYKPIIGKNINYYEIYNASEGFFGIQDRSNSDEMLLMLDYGIFYEFIPMDEFYHSNRKVVSLEGVEVGKNYAMVITTNGGLWRYLIGDTVIFTSINPFRIKITGRTKHYINAFGEELMITNVESALTKACQETNSAVKDFTGAPIFMKENEGGAHEWIFEFSEHPENLDLFTDIFDRHLKTINSDYEAKRYNNITLKKPVVHIARPNLFYCWLESKGKLGGQNKVPRLSNDREYIDPLLELNRV, from the coding sequence ATGGCAACGAAAGCACTTTTCAATACGGTAGTTAATTGGTTTATCAAGCAAAGGATAGATCAAATTCAGAATTTTATGGATTATCCTATCGAAACGCAGAAAGGAATCCTGTTTTCTCAGTTATTTCATGCAGAAGATACCGAATACGGTAAGAAGTATGGGTTTAATTCTATTTCGAGTTATCAGGATTTTAAAAATAAAGTTCCTATCGTTTCTTATGAAGAGTTTGAACCGTATGTAGAACGTGCAAGACAAGGGCATAAAGACGTAAGCTGGCCAGGTTATATCAAACATTTCGCAAAATCTTCGGGAACAACTAATGCTAAAAGCAAATTTATCCCTATTTCTGCTGAAAGTCTGGAATATTGCCACCTGAAAGCAGGAAAGGATATGGTTTCTATCTACGCCAATAATCATCCGGAGAATCAGCTTTTTACCAATAAAAATTTGCGTTTGGGCGGAAGCTCGGAATTGTACGCCGATTTTAATACAAAATTTGGTGATCTTTCGGCTATTTTAATTGACAACCTTCCTTTTTGGGTAGAAATTACCACCACTCCGAGCAAAAAAGTTTCGCTGATGGGAGAGTGGGAAAGCAAGCTTAAAGCCATTGTTTCTGAAGTTAAAAATGAAGATGTAGGAAGTATTTTGGGAGTTCCAAGCTGGATGATGGTACTTTTACAAAGAGTTTTGAAAGAGACGGATGTAAAAAGTGTTTCTGAGCTTTGGCCCAACCTGGAAGTATTTTTTCACGGTGGAATAAGCTTTAAACCTTATAAAGAGCAATATAAACCGATTATCGGAAAAAACATCAATTACTATGAGATCTACAATGCTTCTGAAGGTTTTTTCGGGATTCAGGACCGGTCAAATAGTGACGAAATGCTTCTGATGCTCGATTACGGAATCTTCTATGAGTTTATTCCAATGGATGAGTTTTATCATTCTAATCGAAAAGTAGTGAGTTTGGAAGGAGTAGAAGTGGGAAAAAATTACGCAATGGTCATTACCACCAATGGCGGACTTTGGAGGTATTTAATAGGAGATACTGTTATTTTCACTTCAATCAATCCTTTCAGAATAAAAATTACAGGTCGTACAAAACATTATATCAATGCCTTTGGGGAAGAATTGATGATTACGAATGTAGAATCGGCTTTAACTAAAGCTTGTCAGGAAACCAATTCTGCTGTAAAAGATTTTACCGGAGCTCCGATTTTTATGAAAGAAAATGAAGGTGGCGCTCATGAATGGATTTTTGAGTTTAGTGAGCATCCCGAAAATTTAGACTTGTTTACCGATATTTTTGACCGCCATCTTAAAACCATTAATTCAGATTACGAAGCCAAAAGATATAATAATATTACATTGAAAAAACCGGTTGTTCACATTGCAAGACCCAATCTTTTTTATTGCTGGCTTGAATCTAAGGGCAAACTGGGCGGGCAAAACAAAGTTCCGAGACTAAGTAACGACAGAGAGTATATTGACCCTTTATTGGAGCTAAATAGAGTATAA
- a CDS encoding endonuclease/exonuclease/phosphatase family protein: MKRFPFLLCIHLGVLILLLSTFANAWIPPNYFSKLNLLSLGFPYLIFAHLLFTLIWILKKKKIAIVFIVSTFIFYNPVRRWVNFSPQNNDIDTVKTDIKVLTFNVKYGSSGWSKVKKYITDQNADIILVQEKDTNRAVRSDLIKYPSVILKTRHKILRQGDLINDDSKGNSFYADIDINGKIVRVINVYLEPFRLNKNMLGMEDENSDQKENNKIKALFSRLIPTFKTHEDQVRKIRKAVDHSPYPVILAGDFNSVPNSWEYYNLGENLDDAFVEAGNGSSTSFHDYKFPLRIDYIFASSSLVPKSYKVDYSVKLSDHYPVIAEFLLN; the protein is encoded by the coding sequence ATGAAGCGGTTTCCTTTCTTACTTTGCATCCATTTGGGAGTTTTAATACTATTATTGAGTACATTTGCCAATGCCTGGATACCACCAAATTATTTCAGTAAGCTCAATCTTCTTTCGTTAGGTTTTCCTTATTTAATTTTCGCCCATCTGTTATTTACTCTTATTTGGATTCTTAAAAAGAAGAAAATAGCGATCGTTTTTATTGTTTCAACATTTATTTTTTATAATCCTGTAAGACGGTGGGTCAATTTTTCGCCACAAAACAACGACATCGATACCGTAAAAACAGACATAAAAGTTTTAACATTTAATGTAAAATATGGAAGCTCAGGTTGGAGTAAAGTAAAAAAATACATTACGGATCAAAATGCTGATATTATTTTGGTTCAGGAAAAAGATACCAACCGAGCGGTAAGAAGTGACTTGATAAAATATCCTTCGGTGATATTAAAAACCAGACATAAAATTCTAAGACAGGGAGATTTAATAAATGATGATTCTAAAGGCAATTCTTTTTACGCAGACATTGATATTAATGGTAAAATAGTACGGGTAATCAATGTTTATCTGGAACCATTCAGGCTCAATAAAAATATGCTTGGAATGGAAGATGAAAACTCTGATCAAAAAGAAAACAATAAAATTAAAGCTCTTTTTTCAAGGTTGATTCCTACCTTCAAAACACATGAAGATCAAGTAAGAAAAATCAGAAAAGCGGTTGACCATTCGCCCTATCCCGTAATTCTTGCTGGAGATTTTAATTCGGTTCCGAATTCCTGGGAATATTATAATCTAGGTGAAAATTTAGATGATGCCTTTGTAGAAGCCGGAAATGGCAGCTCTACAAGCTTCCATGATTATAAATTTCCTTTGAGAATAGATTATATTTTCGCATCGAGCAGCCTTGTTCCCAAAAGCTATAAAGTAGATTATTCTGTAAAATTATCGGATCATTATCCTGTAATTGCCGAATTTCTATTAAATTAG
- a CDS encoding endonuclease/exonuclease/phosphatase family protein, protein MKIVRLLLLILHLGLLFLLTGVLLNAYIPPKIFPWFNLLSLGFPILVVGYVVITFFWIFSWKKRAFIFMFMGLFFLNPVKRWVNYSSESKETANLKIVSFNVKGGKFGTENIEKFINEQNADIVLIQEENPEIKLNNLSGEYSLPVIRFYSKYKIINRKNIFEGLQDSDITSQCEQIDLEIKGKIYRIFNVHLQSFGVVKSMVKLNGNGDEDEKKVKDLVKRLIPTFKSHQEQVKIIRESIDNSPYPVIVAGDFNAVPNSYEYYKTSEGLKDAFYEVGRGSGTSFHDYKYPLRIDYIFTSESVKPVSYTVDHSVNLSDHFPVIATFKID, encoded by the coding sequence GTGAAAATTGTCCGATTACTACTTCTCATTCTGCATTTAGGATTATTATTTCTGCTAACAGGAGTTTTACTGAATGCTTATATTCCACCAAAGATTTTCCCTTGGTTTAATTTACTGTCTTTAGGTTTTCCAATTTTAGTAGTCGGATATGTCGTAATCACTTTTTTCTGGATTTTCAGCTGGAAAAAGAGAGCATTTATTTTTATGTTTATGGGATTATTTTTTTTAAATCCTGTAAAAAGATGGGTTAATTATTCTTCTGAAAGTAAAGAAACGGCAAACCTTAAAATTGTTTCTTTCAATGTAAAAGGTGGGAAATTCGGTACAGAAAATATTGAAAAATTCATTAATGAGCAAAATGCAGATATTGTATTAATTCAGGAAGAAAACCCAGAAATAAAATTAAACAATCTTTCAGGTGAATACAGCCTTCCTGTAATTCGGTTTTATTCAAAATATAAAATTATAAATCGAAAAAATATTTTCGAAGGTCTTCAAGATTCAGATATAACTTCACAGTGTGAACAAATTGACCTAGAAATAAAAGGCAAAATCTACCGTATTTTTAACGTTCATCTACAATCCTTCGGTGTTGTAAAAAGTATGGTAAAGCTCAACGGAAACGGTGATGAAGACGAGAAAAAAGTAAAAGATTTAGTTAAAAGATTAATTCCAACTTTTAAATCTCATCAGGAACAAGTAAAAATCATCAGGGAAAGTATTGATAATTCACCTTATCCTGTAATTGTTGCAGGAGATTTTAACGCCGTTCCCAATTCTTATGAATATTATAAAACTTCAGAAGGGTTAAAAGATGCGTTTTATGAAGTGGGCAGAGGAAGCGGAACAAGCTTTCACGACTACAAATATCCTTTAAGAATAGATTACATTTTCACTTCAGAATCTGTAAAACCAGTGAGTTATACTGTTGATCATTCGGTCAATCTTTCTGATCATTTTCCGGTGATCGCTACTTTTAAAATTGATTAA
- a CDS encoding rhomboid family intramembrane serine protease codes for MFNNIPPLTRGLIIINVIVYIVSNLILSDELYFYLSAYFPLSPFFKSWQIVTHMFMHAPIGDGIGLMHIIFNMFTLYSFGPILEQSLGDKKYLILYFLSGLGAYLLFNGWNFIEYQNIYNQLEAVGFDVKDYINNPQTYSTSSKIAIENSEQIQKLNSIMFGPMLGASGAIFGVIAAFATLYPEARIGIMFIPVPVKVKYVLPIVVIGSIYLGISGNGGGIAHLAHVGGAIVGFILAKIWKRHLYRFK; via the coding sequence ATGTTTAATAATATACCACCACTTACAAGAGGTTTGATTATAATAAATGTTATCGTTTATATAGTATCAAACTTAATTTTATCTGACGAACTATATTTTTATCTCTCGGCATACTTCCCTCTATCTCCCTTTTTTAAATCATGGCAAATTGTCACTCACATGTTTATGCATGCGCCGATAGGAGATGGCATTGGGTTAATGCATATCATTTTCAATATGTTTACTCTCTATAGTTTTGGCCCTATTTTAGAGCAAAGTTTAGGTGATAAAAAATATTTAATCCTTTACTTTTTAAGTGGTTTAGGAGCATACCTCCTTTTCAATGGCTGGAATTTCATAGAATATCAAAACATTTACAATCAGCTTGAGGCTGTCGGATTTGATGTAAAAGACTATATAAATAACCCTCAAACTTACTCGACTTCCTCTAAAATTGCTATTGAAAACAGTGAACAAATACAAAAACTAAATTCAATTATGTTTGGGCCTATGCTTGGTGCATCTGGAGCAATCTTTGGGGTTATTGCAGCATTTGCAACTTTATATCCAGAAGCAAGAATAGGCATTATGTTTATTCCCGTTCCTGTAAAAGTTAAATATGTACTTCCTATTGTGGTAATAGGTTCAATTTACTTGGGCATCAGTGGAAATGGCGGAGGAATTGCGCATTTAGCTCACGTTGGAGGTGCAATAGTAGGATTTATTTTAGCTAAAATCTGGAAAAGACATTTATACCGATTCAAATAA
- the mutL gene encoding DNA mismatch repair endonuclease MutL: MSDIIQLLPDHVANQIAAGEVVQRPASIVKELLENAIDAGATKIELIVRDAGKNLIQVVDDGKGMSETDARMSFERHATSKIRGTEDIFKIATKGFRGEALASIAAVSQVELKTKLKDAALGTNIYIEGGVFQFQEPTQTSEGSNFLVKNLFYNVPARRKFLKNNNIEFRHVIDEFQRVALAHEGLEFSLFHDDEPIFKLRKGTQMQRIVDIFGRKLHPQLIPIKEDILWCQLHGFVAKPEGAKKTRGEQFLFVNGRFFKSPYFNKAVQEAFEGLLMPGYIPTFFLFLELDPEKIDVNIHPQKTEVKFEDEHLIFALLRSTIKRALGIYNIAPSLDFERDPQLDAMMNKSFSSKSNNIGNLKMPEIIVDRDYNPFLEERGNPQIEIQNLTKMYHQNFSAEPSKINLFEDEDFDEDLMRLPNGYWLFNKGDRTLMLDLGRMHRLLVAESNKASKKSTNRQSLLFSLEYHMNETEKSKYNSIKKYLPELGFEMSINHDSVLSIDAVPEGLKESQVMKFLEDLFDVLEYKTEKEFLQSYQNQWNKMQSKSRFDFIYKTDAEQLIKDFTALGFPEFLPNGKRCFYEIPFNDFKNKF, from the coding sequence ATGTCAGATATTATTCAGCTTTTACCCGATCATGTAGCCAACCAAATCGCAGCCGGTGAGGTAGTGCAGCGTCCTGCATCTATTGTAAAGGAACTTTTGGAAAATGCTATTGATGCCGGAGCAACAAAAATAGAGCTGATTGTAAGAGATGCAGGGAAAAACCTTATTCAGGTTGTTGATGATGGAAAAGGAATGTCTGAAACCGATGCAAGAATGTCTTTTGAAAGACACGCTACATCAAAAATAAGAGGCACTGAAGATATCTTTAAAATTGCAACCAAAGGATTCCGTGGTGAAGCTTTGGCTTCTATTGCAGCTGTTTCTCAGGTAGAATTGAAAACCAAACTTAAAGATGCTGCTTTAGGAACCAATATCTACATTGAAGGTGGAGTTTTCCAGTTTCAGGAACCCACGCAAACTTCAGAAGGTTCTAATTTTTTAGTTAAAAACCTTTTCTATAATGTTCCGGCAAGAAGAAAGTTTCTTAAAAATAACAATATTGAATTCAGACACGTCATTGATGAATTTCAACGTGTTGCATTAGCCCATGAAGGTTTAGAGTTTTCTCTTTTTCATGATGACGAGCCTATTTTTAAACTGAGAAAAGGAACTCAGATGCAGCGAATTGTCGATATTTTCGGCAGAAAACTTCATCCGCAACTGATTCCTATAAAAGAAGATATTTTATGGTGTCAACTTCATGGTTTCGTAGCAAAACCTGAAGGCGCTAAGAAAACGCGTGGCGAACAATTCCTTTTTGTAAACGGAAGGTTTTTTAAAAGCCCATATTTCAACAAGGCTGTTCAGGAAGCTTTTGAAGGACTGCTTATGCCTGGATATATTCCTACTTTTTTTCTGTTCCTGGAATTAGACCCTGAAAAAATTGACGTCAATATTCATCCACAAAAAACAGAAGTTAAGTTTGAAGATGAGCATCTTATTTTCGCTCTGCTCCGTTCAACCATTAAGCGTGCTTTAGGAATTTACAATATTGCGCCAAGTCTTGATTTTGAAAGAGATCCACAATTGGATGCAATGATGAATAAAAGCTTTTCGAGCAAAAGCAACAACATCGGAAATCTCAAAATGCCTGAAATAATTGTAGACAGAGATTATAATCCTTTTTTGGAAGAAAGAGGAAATCCGCAAATAGAAATTCAGAATCTTACAAAAATGTATCATCAGAATTTTTCTGCAGAGCCTTCAAAGATTAATTTATTTGAAGATGAAGATTTTGATGAAGATTTGATGCGCCTTCCCAACGGATATTGGCTTTTCAATAAAGGAGACCGCACATTGATGCTCGATTTAGGCAGAATGCATCGCCTTTTGGTAGCAGAAAGCAATAAAGCATCAAAAAAATCTACAAACAGACAGTCTCTTTTGTTTTCGTTAGAATATCATATGAACGAAACCGAAAAGAGCAAGTACAATTCAATTAAAAAATATCTTCCAGAACTGGGATTTGAGATGAGCATTAATCACGACAGTGTTTTAAGTATTGATGCGGTTCCGGAAGGGTTAAAAGAATCTCAGGTGATGAAATTTCTGGAGGATCTTTTTGATGTTTTAGAATACAAAACTGAAAAAGAATTTTTACAGTCTTACCAGAATCAATGGAATAAGATGCAGTCGAAATCCCGTTTTGATTTTATCTATAAAACAGATGCAGAGCAGTTGATTAAAGATTTTACGGCTCTTGGCTTCCCGGAATTTTTGCCCAACGGAAAAAGATGTTTTTATGAAATTCCGTTTAATGATTTTAAAAATAAATTTTAA
- a CDS encoding YoaK family protein: MLRNYSNSRTLGDNIKLGTLTAFTAGTINIASLLIFLSFTSNVTGHYAVFAAEISKGNWNQVAVVGAWIFLFFFGSFTANFFVINFNKKSKYFAHAMPIVLEILCLLAVGIYGQFYYQKTLEEAEYLVALMLFATGLQNGLTASISNFLVKTTHLTGTTTDLGILMSMFTHKKYRKNPELIARAKLLSSVMLAYVMGAVFSGLTYYYLEFSVFYVISSCLVVVIGYDLYKIHLRHFYTNYRYSKIYKKPNMMAYLYDRIHGSAEVVVKHKRPEKSKLILEEKMM, translated from the coding sequence ATGTTAAGAAATTATAGTAACAGCAGGACGTTGGGAGACAACATAAAACTGGGGACGCTGACTGCCTTTACGGCAGGAACTATAAACATTGCATCTCTATTAATATTTCTCTCATTTACCTCAAACGTAACGGGACATTATGCTGTTTTTGCAGCAGAAATAAGCAAAGGAAACTGGAATCAGGTTGCGGTTGTCGGAGCTTGGATTTTCCTATTCTTCTTCGGTAGTTTTACCGCCAACTTTTTCGTTATTAATTTCAATAAAAAAAGTAAATATTTTGCGCATGCAATGCCGATTGTTCTTGAGATTTTATGTCTTTTGGCAGTAGGAATTTACGGGCAGTTTTATTATCAGAAAACACTGGAAGAAGCAGAATATCTGGTCGCTTTAATGCTTTTTGCAACCGGTTTACAAAATGGCTTAACAGCAAGTATTTCTAACTTCTTGGTAAAAACCACCCACCTTACCGGAACAACGACCGATTTGGGGATTCTGATGTCTATGTTTACACACAAAAAGTACAGAAAAAACCCAGAGTTGATTGCAAGAGCAAAGCTTTTATCAAGTGTCATGCTTGCTTATGTGATGGGAGCTGTATTTTCAGGTTTAACGTATTATTATCTTGAATTCAGTGTGTTTTATGTCATCAGCAGTTGTTTGGTAGTCGTTATCGGATATGATCTTTATAAAATTCACTTGAGACATTTCTATACCAACTACCGATATTCAAAGATTTATAAAAAGCCCAATATGATGGCTTATTTATACGACAGAATACACGGAAGCGCCGAAGTTGTCGTAAAACACAAACGACCGGAAAAATCTAAATTGATTTTAGAAGAAAAAATGATGTAG